Sequence from the Pararhizobium gei genome:
TGCGGCGCTCGGCATCCTGCGCTTTCCCGATCTCTACACCCGCATGCACGCGGCGTCGAAAGCCGGCACGATCGGCTCCGGCCTGCTGCTGCTGGCGGCCGGATTGCATGCGCTCGACATCGCCATCCTGTTGCGCTCGCTCGCAGGCTTCGGCTTCTTTCTGCTGACGGCGCCGATTGCCGCCCATCTGCTCGCCAAGACTGCCCACGATGCCGGTTATAGCATGAGCAGCCTCTCGGTCGTTGATCAGCTACCGGTGCCGAAGCAGGAGCCGGCAGCGGGCAAGCAGGAACAGTCCTGATCCTATTGTCATCTTTGGCGGAACGCATCAATTTCAAAGATCAATAGGCTAGATCTCGCATAAATTATTATTGGACTTTTTCTTGATGAATGTTAATCGAGTAACGT
This genomic interval carries:
- the mnhG gene encoding monovalent cation/H(+) antiporter subunit G, whose protein sequence is MALAIAVGTLLIAGSLFSLLAALGILRFPDLYTRMHAASKAGTIGSGLLLLAAGLHALDIAILLRSLAGFGFFLLTAPIAAHLLAKTAHDAGYSMSSLSVVDQLPVPKQEPAAGKQEQS